Below is a window of Cytobacillus firmus DNA.
ATTCTCTTGTCATGCTGGGTGAGCATGTTACAACTGATGCCGGTACAGGATGTGTTCATACTGCTCCCGGACATGGGGAAGATGATTTCCAAGTCGGCATGAAGTACGGGCTTGACGTATTATGCCCGGTAGATGATAAAGGAAACATGACAAATGAAGCTCCCGGCTTTGAAGGGTTATTCTATGATGCAGCCAATAAGCCGATTACTGAGAAACTTGAGGAAGCAGGAGCATTATTAAAACTGACTTTTATTACGCACTCTTATCCGCATGACTGGAGAACGAAAAAGCCTGTTATTTTCCGTGCTACTGCCCAATGGTTTGCATCCATTAAGGATTTCCGCAATGAGCTTTTGGAAGCTGTTAAGGAAACAAATTGGTATCCTGCATGGGGTGAGACCAGACTTTTTAATATGGTCCGGGATCGCGGAGATTGGTGCATCTCCCGCCAGCGTGTATGGGGAGTGCCTATTCCGGTCTTTTATGCGGAAAATGGCGAAGAAATTATCACAGATGAGACGATTGAACATGTTTCAAACCTTTTCCGTGAACACGGTTCAAACATCTGGTTCGAGAAAGAAGCGAAAGAATTGCTGCCTGAAGGTTTTACACATCCAGGAAGCCCGAATGGCCAGTTTTCAAAAGAAACGGATATCATGGATGTTTGGTTTGATTCCGGTTCTTCCCACCAGGCAGTTCTTTTAGAGCGCGATGATTTACAGCGTCCAGCAGATCTATACCTTGAAGGTTCTGACCAATACAGAGGCTGGTTTAACTCTTCACTTTCAACTGCGGTAGCAGTGACAGGGAAAGCGCCTTACAAAGGAGTGCTGAGCCACGGTTTCACCCTTGATGGTGAAGGAAGGAAAATGAGTAAATCCATCGGAAATGTAGTTGTTCCGGCAAAAGTTATGAACCAGCTTGGTGCAGACATTTTGCGTTTATGGGTGGCTTCAGTTGATTATCAGGCTGATGTCCGGGTATCTGATGCAATTCTGAAGCAGGTTGCAGAAGTGTATAGAAAGATTCGCAATACTTTCCGCTTCTTGCTTGGAAATCTGGATGATTTTAATCCAGCAGCAGACTTGGTATCCTTTGAGAATCTGCGTGAAGTAGATCAGTTTATGCTAGTGAAGCTGAACAAGCTAATCAAGAGTGTTCGCGAGTCCTATGATCGCTATGAATTTGCCAGCATCTACCACGCTGTCAACAATTTCTGCACATTGGACCTTAGTGCATTTTACCTTGATTTTGCAAAAGATGTCCTTTATATTGAAGCAAAAGATAATGCAGAACGCCGTGCAATCCAAACTGTTCTCTATGAGAGCCTGATTGCTCTTACTAAGCTTGTTGCACCTATTCTTTCCCATACATCTGATGAAGTTTGGAGCTTTATACCGAATGTGAAAGAAGAAAGTGTTCAATTAACAGATATGCCTGAATATACAGAGCTTCCGAACGCGAAGCAGCTGGAAGATAAATGGACTGCATTCATGAAGCTTCGCAATGATGTCCTTAAGGCATTGGAAGAAGCACGTAATGAGAAGGTGATCGGCAAATCACTTACTGCTAAAGTAACTCTTTATGTAAATGATCAAGCCAAGAGCCTTCTGGATTCAATTCAGGAAAATCTTCAGCAGCTCTTTATCGTATCTGGATTCGAAGTAGCAGGAAGCCTTTCAGATGCTCCTGAAAATGCCGTGAAATTTGAAAACACTGCTATTGTTGTTTCCAAAGCAGAAGGCGAAACATGCG
It encodes the following:
- the ileS gene encoding isoleucine--tRNA ligase; the encoded protein is MDYKDSLLMPKTEFPMRGNLPKREPEIQEKWEEMNIYEKVQERTKGRPMFVLHDGPPYANGDIHIGHALNKILKDFIVRSKSMTGYNAPYVPGWDTHGLPIEQALTNKGVKRKEMSVAEFRELCEEYAYEQIDSQRGQFKRLGVRGDWENPYITLKPEYEAQQIKVFGEMAKKGYIYKGKKPVYWSPSSESALAEAEIEYKDKRSPSIYVAFKVKDGKEVLDQDTHIVIWTTTPWTIPANLGISVHPDLSYTVVEANGKKFMVAEDLLAAVAKEFEWEGYQVVQTVKGTDLENVIAEHPLYGRDSLVMLGEHVTTDAGTGCVHTAPGHGEDDFQVGMKYGLDVLCPVDDKGNMTNEAPGFEGLFYDAANKPITEKLEEAGALLKLTFITHSYPHDWRTKKPVIFRATAQWFASIKDFRNELLEAVKETNWYPAWGETRLFNMVRDRGDWCISRQRVWGVPIPVFYAENGEEIITDETIEHVSNLFREHGSNIWFEKEAKELLPEGFTHPGSPNGQFSKETDIMDVWFDSGSSHQAVLLERDDLQRPADLYLEGSDQYRGWFNSSLSTAVAVTGKAPYKGVLSHGFTLDGEGRKMSKSIGNVVVPAKVMNQLGADILRLWVASVDYQADVRVSDAILKQVAEVYRKIRNTFRFLLGNLDDFNPAADLVSFENLREVDQFMLVKLNKLIKSVRESYDRYEFASIYHAVNNFCTLDLSAFYLDFAKDVLYIEAKDNAERRAIQTVLYESLIALTKLVAPILSHTSDEVWSFIPNVKEESVQLTDMPEYTELPNAKQLEDKWTAFMKLRNDVLKALEEARNEKVIGKSLTAKVTLYVNDQAKSLLDSIQENLQQLFIVSGFEVAGSLSDAPENAVKFENTAIVVSKAEGETCDRCWTVTPEVGKTEGYDTLCPRCADVVKNNYSHLA